One Brassica napus cultivar Da-Ae chromosome A1, Da-Ae, whole genome shotgun sequence genomic region harbors:
- the LOC106372075 gene encoding 60S ribosomal protein L39-1 — MPSHKSFMIKKKLAKKMRQNRPIPHWIRLRTDNTIRYNAKRRHWRRTKLGF; from the exons ATG CCGTCCCACAAGTCGTTTATGATAAAGAAGAAGCTGGCCAAGAAGATGAGGCAAAACAGGCCTATTCCCCACTGGATTCGTCTTCGTACCGACAACACTATCAG GTACAATGCCAAGCGCAGGCACTGGCGCAGAACCAAGCTCGGATTCTAA
- the LOC125609246 gene encoding deSI-like protein At4g17486, with product MMFCRNVCVRRKKKKNPGSVPVYLNVYDLTPMNVYGYWLGIGIYHSGLEVHGVEYGYGAHEHSSTGIFKVEPKKCPGFTFRKSILVGETEMKAKEIGSFMEELSDEYQGSKYHLITRNCNHFCNDVCLKLTQKSIPSWVNRLARLGFLCNCVLPASLNEMKVKQVGKDGKLLEVGESKKNKKKKKQKKARSRSGPLASSSDSRLDNNKPSHARSISTGNPPCSASFCPLK from the exons ATGATGTTTTGCAGAAACGTCTGCGTgagacggaagaagaagaagaatcctgGATCGGTGCCTGTTTATCTCAATGTTTACGATCTCACCCCTATGAATGTTTACGGTTATTGGCTCGGAATCGGAATCTATCACTCTGGTCTTGAAG TTCATGGGGTTGAATATGGATACGGGGCACACGAGCATTCAAGCACAGGAATCTTCAAAGTGGAGCCAAAGAAGTGTCCTGGCTTCACATTCAGGAAATCGATCCTGGTGGGTGAGACAGAGATGAAGGCGAAAGAAATTGGAAGCTTTATGGAGGAGCTATCAGATGAGTACCAGGGGAGCAAGTACCACCTCATCACAAGGAACTGTAATCATTTCTGTAACGATGTTTGTTTAAAACTAACTCAAAAGTCAATCCCTAGTTGGGTCAACCGTCTTGCTCGCTTAG GTTTCCTCTGCAATTGTGTGTTACCGGCTAGCTTGAACGAGATGAAGGTGAAGCAGGTAGGTAAAGACGGGAAGCTCTTGGAAGTAGGAGAAAGtaagaagaataaaaagaagaagaagcaaaagaagGCGAGAAGCAGATCGGGTCCTTTAGCTTCTTCATCTGATTCAAGGCTAGATAATAATAAGCCTTCGCATGCCAGATCAATATCAACCGGTAATCCTCCTTGTTCTGCTTCTTTTTGTCCTTTGAAGTAA
- the LOC125609242 gene encoding CHD3-type chromatin-remodeling factor PICKLE-like — MTSLAGSRLRKRPDRRPLYTVDDSDDDDDFVQNKDQATEIVEGTVGREAVTPLTEMEKILDCQMRPTTSNDPDSSDSAAPKQVVVKQYLVKWKGLSYLHCSWVAEEEFQKAYKFIRRLRSKVIKFHSTMESMSNSGDDFVAIHPEWTTVDRIIDCRGEGEDKEYLVKFKELSYDECYWESESDISTFQNEIQRFKDINSGHRRDKYVDHERNHEDFKQFDHTPEFITGSLHPYQLEGLNFLRFTWSNRTHVILADEMGLGKTIQSIAFLASLFEENLAPYLVVAPLSTLRNWEREFATWAPHMNVVMYGGTSQARTVVRDHEFYFPKGHNKMIGISGESRQDRIKFDVILTSYEMINVDTEVLKPIKWKCMIVDEGHRLKNKNSKLFNSLKQYTSEHRILLTGTPLQNNLDELFVLMHFLDGEKFGSLEEFQEQYKDIDQEEQISRLHKMLSPHLLRRVKKDVLKDMPSKKELILRVDLSSKQKIIYKAIMTRNYKILAKRGAKISNVLMELRKACLHPYMVEGVESQIKDENEALKELLESSGKLQLLDQMMVKLKEQGHRVLIYSQFQHMLDLLEDYCAYKKWFYERIDGKVNGAERQARIDRFNAKNSNRFCFLLSTRAGGVGINLATADTVFIYDSDWNPYADLQAMARAHRIGQTEKVMIYRLISRGTIEEKIVQICKRKMLLEHLVVGKLKAPNLSQEELDDIIRYGSKELFAEENDEAGKFGKIHYDDAAIEKLLDRDHIDAEEDSVDDENENGFFKAFKVANFEFIDDNEAAASEEAQDIESKSSSENYWEYLLKDKYEVQQAEEVNALGKRKRNCKQKLGEDELAYLEASSDNEEDEQTEAEDELAYLEVSSDDCVASGQGNQIAYWPWTPASSAYEEAKPMDGEAARQGNQMAKRPYHRTRDTLEPIPLIEGEGRFLKVLGFNELQRKKFLTTLERYGVGNYDWKEFVDPLKPRTYDEIRSYGLRFLKHIVEDKDVNSPTFSDGVPKEGLKCKDVLARIASVMLVQKKVKHMEANPTNPVFSDRILHRFPGLRLRRAKFANEECDRILLSAVSKNGVGKWRALVNDIEFGIYELVRKELNIPPTSFINANGIVKDPDIIITDHMRRRFLILEEAIINEFAEDYYFGPKPSSLNRALKNGLLNQPIDFFSAKFRLLTERALHEFASKNISRNLSAIRTYVNVNMEDERVTEVIVLDD, encoded by the exons ATGACTAGCTTGGCTGGTAGTAGGCTACGTAAACGGCCAGACCGTAGACCATTGTACACCGTAGATGATTCCGATGACGACGATGACTTTGTTCAAAACAAGGATCAGGCGACTGAAATAGTTGAAGGAACTGTCGGAAGAGAAGCG GTTACTCCTCTTACCGAGATGGAAAAGATTTTGGACTGCCAAATGCGTCCTACGACATCTAACGATCCAGATTCATCAGATAGTGCTGCACCAAAGCAAGTTGTTGTGAAACAATATCTTGTGAAGTGGAAGGGGTTATCGTACCTACACTGCTCTTG GGTGGCCGAGGAAGAGTTCCAGAAGGCTTACAAGTTTATTCGTCGGTTAAGATCCAAGGTGATCAAATTTCATTCTACAATGGAGTCAATGAGTAACAGTGGAGATGATTTTGTAGCCATTCATCCAGAGTGGACTACTGTTGACCGGATTATAGATTGCCG GGGAGAAGGTGAGGACAAGGAGTATCTGGTGAAGTTCAAAGAACTTTCTTATGATGAATGTTATTGGGAATCTGAATCAGACATCTCAACCTttcaaaacgaaatccaaagGTTCAAGGATATAAACTCTGGTCATCGCAGAGATAAATATGTTGACCATGAGAGAAATCATGAAGATTTCAAACAGTTTGATCATACTCCTGAATTTATTACAG GCTCATTGCATCCGTACCAGCTTGAAGGGCTTAACTTTTTGCGGTTTACATGGTCAAACCGAACTCATGTAATCCTCGCCGATGAGATGGGGCTAG GTAAAACAATTCAAAGCATTGCCTTTTTAGCTTCTCTTTTTGAGGAAAACTTGGCTCCATATTTGGTAGTTGCTCCCCTTTCCACTCTGAGAAACTGGGAGAGAGAATTCGCCACCTGGGCACCACATATGAATGTG GTTATGTACGGTGGTACTTCTCAAGCTCGTACTGTTGTTAGAGATCATGAGTTTTACTTTCCAAAAGGTCataacaagatgattggaatCAGTGGAGAAAGTAGGCAGGACAGGATTAAGTTTGATGTCATCCTCACGTCTTATGAGATGATCAACGTAGACACAGAAGTCCTAAAACCAATCAAGTGGAAGTGCATG ATTGTTGATGAAGGCCATCGgttgaaaaacaaaaactcaaagTTGTTCAATTCGCTGAAGCAGTATACGAGTGAGCATCGCATTCTTCTGACAGGAACACCACTTCAG aacaACTTGGATGAGCTTTTCGTGCTCATGCATTTTCTTGATGGGGAGAAG TTTGGAAGTTTGGAGGAGTTTCAGGAGCAGTACAAAGACATAGATCAAGAGGAGCAGATATCAAGGCTCCACAAAATGCTGTCTCCCCATCTGCTCAGAA GGGTAAAGAAAGACGTGCTGAAGGACATGCCCTCTAAGAAGGAACTCATCTTGCGGGTTGATCTGAGCAGCAAGcagaaaataatttacaaagCTATTATGACCCGGAACTATAAAATATTAGCAAAAAGAGGTGCTAAG ATATCGAATGTGCTCATGGAATTGCGGAAAGCTTGCTTACATCCCTACATGGTGGAAGGTGTTGAGTCCCAGATTAAAGATGAAAATGAAGCTTTAAA agaGCTCCTGGAATCCTCTGGAAAATTGCAACTTCTAGACCAAATGATGGTCAAGCTTAAAGAGCAAGGACACAGAGTTCTGATTTACTCACAATTTCAGCACATGTTGGACCTACTTGAAGACTACTGTGCTTACAAG AAGTGGTTCTATGAAAGGATTGATGGAAAGGTTAATGGAGCTGAGAGGCAAGCACGGATTGATCGCTTTAATGCCAAAAATTCGAACCGGTTCTGTTTTCTGCTTTCTACAAGAGCTGGCGGTGTAGGGATAAACCTTGCAACTGCTGATACTGTCTTCATTTATGACAG TGATTGGAACCCTTATGCGGATCTTCAGGCTATGGCTAGAGCTCATCGAATTGGCCAGACTGAGAAG GTAATGATTTACAGGCTCATAAGCCGGGGTACTATTGAAGAAAAAATTGTGCAAATCTGTAAAAGAAAAATGCTTCTAGAGCATCTTGTTGTGGGGAAATTAAAAGCACCAAACCTTAGCCAG GAAGAGTTAGATGACATCATCAGGTATGGTTCCAAGGAGCTTTTTGCTGAAGAGAATGATGAAGCAGGAAAGTTTGGAAAAATTCATTATGATGATGCTGCTATCGAAAA GTTGCTAGACCGTGATCATATAGATGCTGAGGAGGACTCAGTggatgatgaaaatgaaaatgggTTTTTTAAAGCTTTCAAG GTAGCAAACTTTGAGTTCATAGATGATAATGAGGCTGCTGCCTCAGAGGAGGCACAGGATATAGAAAGCAAGTCTTCATCAGAAAACTATTGGGAATATTTGTTAAAAGACAAATATGAAGTGCAGCAAGCTGAGGAGGTCAATGCTCTTGGAAAGAGGAAGAGAAACTGTAAGCAG AAGCTTGGTGAAGATGAGCTTGCTTACCTAGAAGCGAGCTCTGataatgaagaagatgaacaaaCTGAAGCTGAAGATGAGCTTGCTTATCTAGAAGTGAGCTCTGATGATTGTGTAGCATCTGGACAGGGAAACCAGATAGCTTATTGGCCTTGGACTCCAG CGAGCTCTGCTTATGAAGAAGCCAAACCAATGGATGGTGAAGCAGCTAGACAAGGAAACCAAATGGCTAAAAGGCCTTACCATAGGACTCGCG ATACTTTGGAACCAATACCTTTGATAGAAGGAGAAGGGAGATTTCTCAAGGTGTTAGGTTTTAACGAGCTGCAAAGGAAGAAATTTTTAACGACTTTGgagag GTACGGAGTTGGCAACTATGACTGGAAGGAGTTTGTTGATCCTTTAAAGCCGAGGACCTATGATGAAATAAGAAG TTATGGATTACGTTTCTTGAAGCACATCGTCGAAGACAAAGATGTTAACTCTCCAACCTTTTCAG ATGGAGTCCCCAAAGAAGGACTGAAATGTAAGGATGTACTCGCCAGAATTGCTTCTGTGATGTTAGTACAAAAGAAG GTGAAACATATGGAAGCCAATCCAACAAACCCTGTTTTCTCTGACCGCATTTTACATAGGTTCCCTGGACTAAGATTAAGAAGAGCAAAATTTGCGAACGAGGAATGTGACAGGATCCTGTTGTCTGCTGTTTCCAA gAACGGGGTTGGAAAATGGAGAGCCCTTGTTAATGACATAGAGTTTGGGATCTACGAGCTCGTCCGAAAAGAATTGAACATCCCTCCCACAAGTTTTATTAATGCTAATGGAATCGTAAAAGATCCGGATATAATAATTACTGATCATATGAGAAGACGGTTTCTGATTCTTGAGGAGGCGATAATAAATGAGTTTGCAGAAGACTACTACTTT GGACCAAAGCCTTCATCTCTGAACCGTGCTCTAAAAAATGGTCTACTGAATCAGCCCATCGATTTTTTTTCTGCTAAGTTTCGACTATTAACCGAACGTGCCTTACATGAGTTTGCCAGCAAGAACATAAGCAGGAACCTAAGTGCCATTAGAACATATGTTAATGTGAATATGGAAGACGAACGAGTAACTGAAGTCATTGTGCTGGACGACTGA